Proteins from one Telopea speciosissima isolate NSW1024214 ecotype Mountain lineage chromosome 1, Tspe_v1, whole genome shotgun sequence genomic window:
- the LOC122661227 gene encoding pathogenesis-related genes transcriptional activator PTI6-like, which yields MSFCAHGVNGRNEYTQFDRVQQRVKFSEHVLRTTKLLSRSGTENSDKKPLQRTRGPKLVRISFTDVDATDSSSDEDGGEEIVRRVRKYVQEIVIDVPTTKKRRMQLKDGYETHRKRFRGVRRRQWGRWAAEIRDPTRQKRLWLGTFDTPEEAATVYNNAAIRLKGADAITNFPVNSQTETAVGQGDTSSPKTIMSLVCSSSPTSVLRYDSPTTAPFDSETYNFGPGDGDVDGFGFNIESPVPVGEMEFARNWFGEEQIGEFDIDDADDDFALQSSLFRL from the coding sequence ATGTCGTTCTGTGCTCATGGAGTTAATGGTAGAAACGAATACACTCAATTCGACAGAGTACAACAACGGGTGAAGTTTTCGGAGCATGTTCTCAGAACGACGAAGCTCCTCAGTCGATCGGGAACGGAGAATTCCGATAAAAAACCATTGCAGAGAACGAGAGGACCAAAATTGGTGAGAATAAGTTTCACAGATGTCGACGCCACAGATTCCTCAAGtgacgaagatggaggagaggaaATCGTGCGGCGAGTGAGGAAATACGTACAAGAGATTGTAATCGATGTACCTACtacgaagaagagaagaatgcaGTTGAAGGACGGTTATGAGACTCACCGGAAACGTTTCAGAGGCGTACGGAGGCGGCAATGGGGCCGTTGGGCGGCGGAAATAAGAGATCCGACTCGTCAAAAACGTTTATGGCTTGGTACGTTTGATACACCAGAAGAAGCTGCAACTGTTTATAATAATGCCGCCATTAGATTGAAAGGTGCAGATGCCATTACGAATTTTCCTGTAAATTCACAGACGGAAACGGCGGTTGGTCAAGGCGACACTTCTTCTCCCAAGACCATAATGAGTCTCGTTTGCTCTTCCTCTCCCACATCGGTGCTTCGCTATGATAGCCCAACAACAGCGCCCTTTGATTCTGAAACCTATAATTTCGGACCTGGTGATGGTGATGTTGATGGTTTCGGTTTTAATATCGAATCACCTGTTCCAGTTGGAGAAATGGAATTTGCCAGAAACTGGTTTGGCGAAGAACAAATTGGTGAGTTCGACATTGACGATGCCGATGATGATTTCGCATTGCAATCGTCACTCTTCAGattatga